Genomic window (Methanolacinia paynteri):
CTCTTTCGGAAAAAAGATTGTTCTTCATCTCAACTTTCATCTCCTTTCTCCTTCATTCGATGTTGGCATGCCTTCCCTTGAGATCCTTTTCCTCGCAATTGAGTATGATCATAATCGCCGAGATAATGGAGTCGGCGAATATCATCGCACCGGTCTCAAACAGCGTTCCGAGAGGAGCGAAGGATTTGAGTTCGCCTTTCATCTGCTTGATCTCGAACTCGGACGATTCGTCTTTTATGTAATCCCTGTGGCTTTCGAGGACAACCGTGCAGTCGGAGATCCTTCCGATCCTTGAGTCGGACTTGGATGTCACGAGACATATCCTGCCCCCGAGCATCTTTGCAGTCTCGCAGAGTTCCGCGATAGTCTTCGTCTCCCCGGACCCGGAGAACGCGACAATCATATCCCCTTTCTCCATGGCGGGAGTGATCGTCTCGCCGATGACATAGGACTTCAGCCCAAGGTGCATCAGTCTCATGGCAAAGGATTTTGCGACAAGCCCGGATCTTCCGGCACCCATTACGTAGATCCTGTTTGCCTTCAGGATTTCCTCAATAAACAGGTCTACCTCCTGATCGGAGATAGAATCGGCCATCTCTTCTATCTTGGTGCTCATGAGACGGATCATATCTTCTACTGTTTTGCATTCGGACATATAACCACCAGTACGGTTACTTAGTTATAGTGGCTTTATGGAGTTATTTTCTTTGGATCGACGAGATCGATCCCGGTAAAAAAGAGTTTATTTAAGTTTTTCAATCTCTTCTTCGACTTCTTCGTAGCCCTCTTTGTAGAATCCTTCCTCGTCGGGGGCAAGTTCGCGCAGAAGGCGAAGGAATTCTCCGGCGTGCACTTTCTCTTCATCAGCGATATCGAGAAGGACCGCCTTTGCCAGTTCGTTGTCTGTGGACTCGGCAAGCTGAACGTAGAGCTGTATTGCTTCGTACTCTGCCGAGACCATGAACCTGATTGCTCTTATCAGTTCGTCGGGGGTAAGCTTGCGATCGTTTTTGAGACCTGCAAAAGGATTTCCAAATTCTGGCATTTTAATCACTTTCCTTTGGTTACAAGTCCTTATTTGGAGGACATTTCTTATTAATTTATTGGGATCTATACTCTCCTTGCATAGCCCCATTTGACTGCCGACGCCCATACCGCCTCGGCTATTGAAATAGTAACCTCCCTGTCGAGAACCCTCGGGATGATATGCTCTCTCGTCGGCCGCCGTACGTAGTCCGCAAGTGCATGGGCCGCGGCGATCTTCATTTCGTCGGATATTTTTGTTGCATGGGCGTCGAGCGCTCCCCTGAATACGCCGGGGAAGACGAGGGCGTTGTTGATCTGGTTTGCATAATCGCTTCTGCCGGTCGCGACAATTGCGGCACCAGCTTTTTTGGCTTCGTCTGGCATGATCTCGGGAACGGGATTTGCCATGGCGAAGACGATCGGGTCGTCGTTCATCCGGCGGATCATATCCCCTGTTAAAATTCCCGCCGCAGACACCCCGACGAAGACATCGGCGCCTTCGAGGGCATCGGAGAGCGTTCCTTCCCTTCCGGTGTGGTTGGTCTCGTCGGCTAGTATGAACTTGTATTTATTATTGTAGAGGCCTCTTCTCTGCCTGTGGATTATGCCCTGCCTGTCGCATACGATCATCTCTTTTACCGAGGTGCAGATGTCGCGGTTGTATCCGATGCAGCGGAGGAGCCTCGAGACGGCATATCCTGCCGCACCGGCACCCGAGACTACGATCTTCAGATCTTCGAAATCCTTTCCTGTCACCCTGCACGCGTTCAGGAGTCCGGCGAGCACGGCGATGGCTGTCCCGTGCTGGTCGTCATGCATGACGGGAATCCCTAAGTCCTGGAGCGCCTCTTCGATCTCGAAGCATCTCGGGGCGGCGATATCTTCGAGATTGATCCCGCCGAAGACCGAAGCGATGTTTCTTATCTCCGAGGCGATGTTCGCGGATTTTTCAAAACAGATCGGGAATGCGTCTATGCCTGCGAATCTTTTGAATAGTGCGGCTTTTCCCTCCATGACCGGGATCGCGGCACACGGGCCGATGTCGCCGAGGCCGAGGACGGCGGTTCCGTCGGTTACGATTGCAATGGTGTTTGCCTTTAGAGTGTACTTATAGGCCAGTTCGGGATCGTTCTTTATCGCCCTGCATACGGCTGCGACTCCGGGCGTGTATGCCCTTGAGAGATCCCATTTCGTTTCGAGGGGGATTTTACATTTTATCTCGATCTTTCCCCTGTTTTTTTCATGAAGTTCGAGAGACTCTTTATCAAGATCAGGGTATACATCTCCGTTTGGCATGCCTGCCTCCTAATTATATGAGATGACGATTCCGGTTTATAGTTGTGTTGGTCTGACCGGGTTATTAAGTATAAATGAAAATCACGTTGTGATTTACATGAAACAGTCCATGAAACCTTTGTTTCATAAACGTTTTAAATAAAAAACCGCCAACACTGGAGTAGCTATGAACAGGAAAAAATTCGAAAACATCCCCGGAGAGACGGACACGGAGAAGTATGCTTCAATATCGATCAGCGAAGGAGCGAGTGTGGATCTTCTCGATCTTAAAAAAATTCATGATCTCTATGATATCCGCGTTGTCCTGTATTTTGAAAAAGACCTGGCGGAAAACTCCACTTATGAAAAAGATCTCATGGATTTTGCCGGCCATGACGAAGACATGAGGCCGTTTATAGAGGTTGAAAAGTTTATCAAATTCGGAAAGGAGAACGATCCGACCTTTGAGAACAGGCTCTCGGAGTTTCCCCTGATGATAAAAGTAATCTCGACCGGCGAGATCACATCGGAAAATAAAAAGATCAGGTATGTAAAAGGGCTTATGCCGTTTCTCGACGACTTCGATGTCGACGAAGAGCCGGGCCCTGTTATCGGCTGATCTTCTCTTTTTTTCTGACCGCAGGGATCTTTCCGGCCGCCTTAAGGAATTCAAGTACCATCATCGGGTCCTTGATCCCCGGTGATTTCTCGACACCCGAACAGACATCGACGGCGTATGGCTGAAGCCTGCTTATCGCCGCCTGTACGTTCGACGGATTGAGACCGCCGGCAAGGATCACCGGTTTGGCAGCCGTCTTCATGATCTTTTCGGCATATTCGTAATCGAACGGAACTCCTCTCCCGTGGCTCCGATCGATTATTACCGCATCGCAGTCTTCAGGATACTTTCCGTCTTCACCCGCGACACGGATGAGCTTCCCGCAGAAATTTTCAGGTCTCTTCACATCGGCCGAGACCTGTATCGCCGAAGGATTTACAGCCGCCATCTCCTCAAGGAGATCCTGTGAATTCGTGTGCGTGACTATTACAGTGGTGGTAAACGGACCGAGTGCCGAGAAAATTTCCTTTGCATCTTCAGTGCTTATGCATCTCGGCGATTCTTCCGATATTACGACTCCTATTGCATCTGCACCCGATCTTTCGGCGAACAGTGCATCCCCAATATTTGTTATTCCGCAGATTTTAACCCTCAAAAACATCCCCGCCGGAATTTTTTTAGTTTGTTATATGCTGTCTCATGTCTTTCCCGGGCGACCCCGGCACCGGCGGCCAGGCCGCCGGACGGCCCCTGGCAAGGGNNNNNNNNNNNNNNNNNNNNNNNNNNNNNNNNNNNNNNNNNNNNNNNNNNNNNNNNNNNNNNNNNNNNNNNNNNNNNATGTAAATCACGTTGTGATTTACATGAAACAGTCCATGAAACCTCTGTTTCATAACCGTTTTTGTGATGAAACCTGTGTTTCAGGAATGTTTTTTTAAAAATAATATATGGCCAACCATTAAAATATAATTGGATTCAAACGGGTTTTCACTTAGAGTGCGTCCGGGCGGACCCGGTGAATCAGGAGAGATAGATGTTATGAAACTGGTGTCATGGAATGTAAACGGACTCCGGGCCGTTGAGAAGAAAGGTTTTCTTGATTTTGTAAACGAATACCAGCCCGAAATTCTCTGCGTCCAGGAGACGAAGGCGCACGAGGATCAGCTGAGCTCTTCGATCCGCCACCCGAAAGGATATTTTTCGTACTTCAGTTCGGCCGAAAGAAAGGGATACAGCGGGACCGCCCTGTACTCGCGTAAAGAGCCGGAAAGCATCAGCTACGGGTTCGGCGTCCCGGAGTTTGACACCGAAGGCAGAATAATTCTCGCAGAATATAGCGATTTCAATCTTTACGATATATATTTCCCGAACGGCAAGATGTCGAAGGAGAGGCTTCAGTTTAAGATGGACTTTTACGACGAGTGCCTTAAGCATGCGGTAAGCGACCTGGATTCCGGGAAGAACGTAATAATCTGCGGGGACGTGAATACTGCCCACACTGAGATAGATCTTGCACGCCCGAAAGAGAACTCGAAGGTTTCGGGATTCCTTGAGATCGAAAGAGAGTGGATCGACAGGCTGCTCGATGCCGGTTTTAAGGACTCGTTCCGTATGTTCACATCAGAGGGAGGGTATTATTCCTGGTGGGATCTCAAATCGGGCGCCCGCGAGAGAAATGTCGGGTGGAGAATTGATTATTTCTTCGTCAGCGACGGCATATCCGACAGGGTGAAATCGGCTTCTATACTCTCACAGGTCGAAGGATCGGATCACTGCCCGGTAGAGCTGGAACTGAAATCCTAAACTAAAAATTCCAAAATAAAACTGAAATAACTGCCCGGGATAAAAAAAGATTATTGGTTGTTGTAGATCTTCAATGCAGCCGCGATCTCTGCATTGTCGATTGTTATTGCCGACACCGCGTTGCACATCCGTACCGCTTCGTCGAGAGTTTTCTGGTGGATGTTTCTTCCGGTCGCATTGCCAGATGCGCCGCCGGTGTGTATCTGATCGTAGAGCTGTTTGAGGAAGTCCTCTCCCGAGACACTCGAACCGCCTGCGCAGACCAGCTTCGTTTTTCCTGCGGCCGCTACTGCTTCTTTCAAAAGTTCAGGGGACGAGCTTCCGTCCTTCTTCGGGGCGTTGACCTTGACGAAGTCCGCACCGAGAGCGGATGCGACTCCTGCTGCACCGGCGATGAGGTGCGGATCTTTCTCGTCCTTTACGGCCTTTCCACGCGGGTAGATCCAAAGAACTACGATGAGGCCGTGCTGGTGTGCCTCGTAGATGATCTGTGCTGCTTCGCGGATCATCTCTCCCTCGTATTCGCTGCCGAGATAGATCGTATACCCCACGCCTGTAATCGCCAGGCCGGTCTGGTCGCGGAACCTGACGATCTGGTCGATCGAATAGAGCTGGGGGCTGAGCGGATCCTTCTGGTCCGTCTTTACGAGATGAGTCTTGGAGTTGAGCTTTACAAGATAGGGAATCTCCCTGTAATCCCTGCCGTATTTTGCGATAAGGCCGAGCTGGGTTGCAAAAACACCGATTCTTCCCTCTTTTGCGATCCTGAATAGATGCTCGGGCGATGCATCGTCGGCCGCGATATCCTTGCCGAAGAAATCGTCGTTGAGGTGCTCGACCTTCTGGTCGCCTGCAAAGAGCATGAGATTCCCGCTTCCGTGGGTTATCATCTTCATGTTCTCGACATACGTCCCTTTCGCGCTCACGGGAACGTCGGCCGGAACTTCGATCTCGTATGTAAATGACATACTTATTCGTGCTCAACCGGAATAGATAAAGATTGTTGGATTGATTTTTTCAGGGATTGTTATCTCCTGTCCACAAGCCGCCGGGGCCTGCTTTTCAGCCTGAATAATTCGAGTTCCCCCTTCCCTGTGAAGTTGAATACGATGTCGAGTTCGCCGTCGGAATAATTTTCGCCCAGTGCAGGACTGATCCCGAATAAATGCTCGGTGAAATTCTTCTTTACAAGTTCGAAATCGCATTTTTCCTTGTCCCTGCATTCCATGCTGATCCTTAGAATGCACTCGTCCTCGGTTATACCGCAGTACAGGAATGCCTCGTACTCGCCGGTGAGATATTCCATGTTCTCCCGCTGAAAAACACAGCTCTCTATATCCACACGGTTTACAGGGACTCCTGCAATGTAGACGTTCTCCGCCTCGCGACGCGGATTCTCGATCCTCATGTGCGTTCTCCCGCACGGGCACTGGTCCCTGGATACTACCCTTGTGATATCGTCGGTATCGTAATTTATCAGGACCGTTCCCGCCTTTTCGCCTTCGGGAACGAGTGTTGTAAGGACCATCTTTCCTTTATCGCCGTCCCTGACGAAATTTTTCATATTGTGA
Coding sequences:
- the hxlB gene encoding 6-phospho-3-hexuloisomerase, with product MSECKTVEDMIRLMSTKIEEMADSISDQEVDLFIEEILKANRIYVMGAGRSGLVAKSFAMRLMHLGLKSYVIGETITPAMEKGDMIVAFSGSGETKTIAELCETAKMLGGRICLVTSKSDSRIGRISDCTVVLESHRDYIKDESSEFEIKQMKGELKSFAPLGTLFETGAMIFADSIISAIMIILNCEEKDLKGRHANIE
- a CDS encoding ferritin family protein, with the protein product MPEFGNPFAGLKNDRKLTPDELIRAIRFMVSAEYEAIQLYVQLAESTDNELAKAVLLDIADEEKVHAGEFLRLLRELAPDEEGFYKEGYEEVEEEIEKLK
- a CDS encoding NAD(P)-dependent malic enzyme yields the protein MPNGDVYPDLDKESLELHEKNRGKIEIKCKIPLETKWDLSRAYTPGVAAVCRAIKNDPELAYKYTLKANTIAIVTDGTAVLGLGDIGPCAAIPVMEGKAALFKRFAGIDAFPICFEKSANIASEIRNIASVFGGINLEDIAAPRCFEIEEALQDLGIPVMHDDQHGTAIAVLAGLLNACRVTGKDFEDLKIVVSGAGAAGYAVSRLLRCIGYNRDICTSVKEMIVCDRQGIIHRQRRGLYNNKYKFILADETNHTGREGTLSDALEGADVFVGVSAAGILTGDMIRRMNDDPIVFAMANPVPEIMPDEAKKAGAAIVATGRSDYANQINNALVFPGVFRGALDAHATKISDEMKIAAAHALADYVRRPTREHIIPRVLDREVTISIAEAVWASAVKWGYARRV
- a CDS encoding phosphoribosylanthranilate isomerase, whose product is MFLRVKICGITNIGDALFAERSGADAIGVVISEESPRCISTEDAKEIFSALGPFTTTVIVTHTNSQDLLEEMAAVNPSAIQVSADVKRPENFCGKLIRVAGEDGKYPEDCDAVIIDRSHGRGVPFDYEYAEKIMKTAAKPVILAGGLNPSNVQAAISRLQPYAVDVCSGVEKSPGIKDPMMVLEFLKAAGKIPAVRKKEKISR
- a CDS encoding exodeoxyribonuclease III produces the protein MKLVSWNVNGLRAVEKKGFLDFVNEYQPEILCVQETKAHEDQLSSSIRHPKGYFSYFSSAERKGYSGTALYSRKEPESISYGFGVPEFDTEGRIILAEYSDFNLYDIYFPNGKMSKERLQFKMDFYDECLKHAVSDLDSGKNVIICGDVNTAHTEIDLARPKENSKVSGFLEIEREWIDRLLDAGFKDSFRMFTSEGGYYSWWDLKSGARERNVGWRIDYFFVSDGISDRVKSASILSQVEGSDHCPVELELKS
- a CDS encoding beta/alpha barrel domain-containing protein; protein product: MSFTYEIEVPADVPVSAKGTYVENMKMITHGSGNLMLFAGDQKVEHLNDDFFGKDIAADDASPEHLFRIAKEGRIGVFATQLGLIAKYGRDYREIPYLVKLNSKTHLVKTDQKDPLSPQLYSIDQIVRFRDQTGLAITGVGYTIYLGSEYEGEMIREAAQIIYEAHQHGLIVVLWIYPRGKAVKDEKDPHLIAGAAGVASALGADFVKVNAPKKDGSSSPELLKEAVAAAGKTKLVCAGGSSVSGEDFLKQLYDQIHTGGASGNATGRNIHQKTLDEAVRMCNAVSAITIDNAEIAAALKIYNNQ